One Paenisporosarcina sp. FSL H8-0542 genomic region harbors:
- the atpA gene encoding F0F1 ATP synthase subunit alpha, which translates to MSIKAEEISVLIKQQIENYQSEMKVSDVGTVIQIGDGIARAHGLDNVMAGELLEFSTGVMGMAQNLEANNVGIVILGPYADIKEGDEVRRTGRIMEVPVGPELIGRVVNPLGQPVDGLGPINTTKTRPIESPAQGVMARKSVHEPLQTGIKAIDALVPIGRGQRELIIGDRQTGKTAVAIDTILNQADQNMICIYVAIGQKESTVRNVVETLRKNGALEYTIVVTASASQPAPLLYLAPYTGITMAEEFMFDGKHVLIVYDDLSKQAAAYRELSLLLRRPPGREAYPGDVFYLHSRLLERAAKLNETLGSGSITALPFVETQAGDISAYIPTNVISITDGQIFLQSDLFFSGVRPAINAGLSVSRVGGSAQIKAMKKVAGTLRLDLAAFRELEAFAQFGSDLDKITQSKLNRGARTVEVLKQDLNKPLKVEKQVIILYALTRGHLDDIPVQDIVRFENELHSWLDSNHTNVLDHIRTTKDLPADEDLVNAISAFKKTFAKSE; encoded by the coding sequence ATGAGCATCAAAGCTGAAGAAATCAGTGTCTTGATTAAACAGCAGATTGAAAATTATCAATCTGAGATGAAAGTTAGCGATGTGGGTACAGTTATCCAAATTGGTGATGGTATCGCTCGTGCTCATGGTCTCGACAACGTCATGGCTGGAGAGTTATTGGAATTCTCTACCGGTGTTATGGGTATGGCACAAAACTTAGAAGCGAACAACGTAGGTATCGTTATTCTAGGACCATATGCAGATATCAAAGAAGGCGATGAAGTACGTCGTACAGGCCGTATTATGGAAGTACCAGTTGGACCAGAATTGATTGGCCGTGTTGTCAATCCACTAGGCCAACCAGTTGATGGCTTAGGCCCAATCAACACAACAAAAACTCGTCCAATCGAAAGCCCAGCACAAGGTGTTATGGCCCGTAAATCGGTTCATGAACCATTGCAAACTGGGATCAAAGCAATTGACGCACTAGTGCCGATCGGCCGTGGTCAACGTGAGTTAATCATCGGTGACCGTCAAACAGGTAAAACAGCTGTTGCGATCGATACAATCCTTAACCAAGCTGACCAAAACATGATTTGTATTTACGTAGCAATCGGTCAAAAAGAATCGACTGTTCGTAACGTAGTTGAAACGCTTCGTAAAAACGGCGCATTAGAATACACAATCGTTGTTACTGCATCAGCATCTCAACCAGCTCCATTATTGTACCTAGCTCCTTACACAGGTATTACAATGGCGGAAGAATTCATGTTTGATGGCAAGCATGTACTAATTGTTTATGATGATTTATCTAAACAAGCTGCTGCTTACCGCGAACTTTCATTATTACTTCGTCGTCCTCCGGGTCGTGAAGCATATCCAGGGGATGTATTCTACTTACATAGCCGCTTGTTAGAGCGTGCTGCTAAGTTGAATGAAACACTTGGTTCAGGGTCAATTACAGCTCTTCCATTCGTTGAGACACAAGCTGGAGATATCTCTGCTTATATTCCAACAAACGTAATTTCGATTACGGATGGACAGATCTTCTTACAATCTGACCTATTCTTCTCAGGTGTTCGTCCAGCAATCAACGCGGGTCTTTCAGTATCACGTGTTGGTGGTTCAGCTCAAATTAAAGCAATGAAAAAAGTTGCGGGTACACTACGTCTTGACTTAGCTGCATTCCGTGAACTTGAAGCATTCGCTCAATTCGGTTCTGACCTTGATAAAATAACTCAATCAAAATTAAACCGTGGTGCACGTACAGTAGAAGTATTGAAACAAGACTTGAACAAACCGCTTAAGGTTGAAAAACAAGTTATTATTCTTTACGCTCTTACACGTGGTCACTTAGATGATATTCCAGTTCAAGATATCGTTCGTTTCGAGAACGAATTGCACAGCTGGTTAGATTCAAACCACACAAACGTTTTAGATCACATCCGTACAACAAAAGATCTTCCTGCTGACGAAGACTTAGTAAACGCGATCTCAGCGTTTAAAAAGACATTTGCTAAATCAGAGTAA
- the atpE gene encoding F0F1 ATP synthase subunit C produces the protein MEGSIGILAAAIAIGLGALGAGIGNGLIVSKTIEGMARQPEARGLLQTTMYIGVALVEALPIIAVVIAFIVLNK, from the coding sequence ATGGAAGGTTCAATTGGTATTTTAGCAGCAGCAATCGCAATCGGTTTAGGAGCTCTAGGAGCAGGTATCGGTAACGGATTAATCGTTTCAAAAACAATCGAAGGTATGGCTCGCCAACCTGAAGCACGTGGATTATTACAAACAACAATGTACATCGGGGTTGCATTAGTAGAAGCCCTTCCTATCATCGCAGTAGTTATCGCGTTCATCGTTTTAAACAAATAA
- a CDS encoding F0F1 ATP synthase subunit delta, with protein sequence MSQSTAAKRYALALFQLAQQHNQLAHVEEDFREVKVVFKENRELQVMLASPKLSLDRKKELIRELFGKANPFVVNTLQVLIDRKRINEVVAVATEFETLSNEAQGIADAKVFSTRPLTDDERAAISSAFAHKVGVNSLRIENEIDPSLIGGIRLQIGNRIFDSSVSAKLDRLKKQLIG encoded by the coding sequence GTGAGTCAATCAACTGCAGCGAAACGTTATGCCCTAGCATTGTTTCAACTAGCACAACAACATAACCAACTAGCTCACGTGGAAGAAGATTTCCGTGAAGTGAAAGTGGTATTTAAAGAAAATCGTGAATTGCAGGTTATGCTTGCTTCTCCAAAGCTTTCTTTAGACCGTAAAAAAGAGTTGATTCGTGAGTTATTCGGTAAAGCTAATCCATTCGTAGTGAATACACTGCAAGTGTTGATTGACCGTAAACGAATCAATGAAGTAGTGGCAGTAGCTACTGAATTTGAAACACTTTCAAACGAAGCACAAGGTATTGCTGACGCGAAAGTATTCTCTACACGTCCTTTGACTGATGATGAGCGTGCGGCGATTTCGTCTGCATTTGCACACAAAGTAGGGGTGAACTCTTTACGCATTGAAAACGAAATTGATCCATCATTGATTGGTGGCATTCGTCTTCAAATCGGGAATCGTATTTTCGATAGCAGCGTAAGCGCTAAGCTAGACCGCTTGAAAAAACAACTTATTGGTTAA
- the atpF gene encoding F0F1 ATP synthase subunit B, translated as MFLDYLVLNATTEHAVKALNTGDIFATLIVFILLMVLLKKFAWGPLMGVMKQREELIVSEIEAAEKSRQESHQLLEEQRALLKEARTEAQAIVENAKQQGDAQREEIITTARAEAGRLKESAVREIETEKEKAIAAVREEVVSLSVLAASKVLGKQISEEDNRALIEETIAKAGDVV; from the coding sequence GTGTTTTTGGATTACCTCGTCCTAAATGCCACTACAGAACATGCTGTAAAAGCACTTAACACTGGTGACATTTTTGCTACTTTAATCGTTTTCATCCTTTTAATGGTCCTATTGAAGAAATTCGCATGGGGTCCGTTGATGGGAGTAATGAAGCAACGTGAAGAGTTAATTGTTAGTGAAATCGAAGCAGCTGAAAAAAGCCGCCAAGAATCACATCAATTACTTGAAGAACAACGTGCCTTATTAAAAGAAGCACGCACAGAAGCACAAGCGATTGTTGAAAACGCGAAGCAACAAGGCGATGCACAACGTGAAGAAATCATCACAACTGCACGCGCTGAAGCAGGCCGTTTGAAAGAATCAGCTGTCCGTGAGATTGAAACAGAAAAAGAAAAAGCTATCGCAGCAGTACGCGAAGAAGTTGTATCTCTATCTGTTCTTGCAGCATCTAAAGTTCTTGGAAAACAAATTTCTGAAGAAGATAACCGTGCGTTAATCGAAGAAACGATTGCGAAGGCAGGCGATGTAGTGTGA
- the atpG gene encoding ATP synthase F1 subunit gamma produces MASLRDIKSRITSTKKTSQITKAMQMVSASKLNRAELNAKSFVPYMAKIEDVVGAIASGTSDNGHAMLKSRPVVKTAYLVITADRGLAGAYNSNVLRAVTNAIRERHTSNDQFVVFAVGRIGRDFFTKRGITVIESAVGLPDQPSFADIKEIARKAVGMFTEGMYDELYMYYNHFVSAIQQDVTEKKVLPLTDIAMTSTAASYEFEPSGEAILEVLLPQYAESLIYGALLDGKASEHAARMTAMKSATDNASELISSLTLQFNRARQAAITQEITEIVGGVAALE; encoded by the coding sequence GTGGCATCATTACGCGACATTAAAAGCCGAATAACATCGACAAAGAAAACGAGCCAGATTACAAAAGCGATGCAAATGGTGTCGGCTTCGAAATTGAACCGTGCAGAATTGAATGCGAAATCATTCGTTCCTTACATGGCGAAAATTGAAGATGTCGTAGGAGCAATCGCTTCAGGAACTAGCGATAATGGGCATGCAATGCTCAAATCTCGCCCTGTAGTTAAGACAGCTTACCTCGTCATCACTGCTGACCGTGGACTTGCGGGTGCATACAACAGTAACGTGTTACGTGCTGTAACGAATGCAATTCGTGAACGTCACACATCAAATGATCAATTTGTAGTCTTTGCAGTTGGACGTATCGGTCGTGATTTCTTCACGAAACGCGGCATTACAGTAATTGAAAGTGCAGTCGGTTTACCGGATCAGCCTTCATTTGCTGATATTAAAGAAATAGCGCGCAAGGCTGTTGGTATGTTCACAGAAGGTATGTATGATGAACTTTATATGTACTACAACCATTTTGTTAGCGCCATTCAACAAGACGTTACAGAGAAAAAGGTGCTTCCGTTAACGGACATCGCTATGACAAGCACGGCTGCTTCATATGAATTCGAGCCTTCAGGCGAAGCAATTCTTGAAGTACTACTTCCACAATATGCGGAAAGCTTGATCTACGGTGCTTTACTAGACGGCAAAGCAAGTGAACATGCTGCACGTATGACAGCAATGAAGAGCGCAACCGATAACGCAAGTGAACTAATCAGTTCATTGACATTACAATTCAACCGTGCACGTCAAGCAGCGATTACCCAAGAAATTACGGAAATCGTCGGCGGCGTAGCGGCTCTAGAATAG